Genomic DNA from Telopea speciosissima isolate NSW1024214 ecotype Mountain lineage chromosome 2, Tspe_v1, whole genome shotgun sequence:
AGTTCTACCAAACAAATAGCGAACCACCATTTGTTGCcattgatattaatgaaaagtaaATTTTTGGAAATGGAGTTAACAAATCGATTTGCAGAAGTGTCCCTATGTTTTTGTCCATAACATTTAGGATGAAATCTCTTTATCCAAATGTAGTATTCCAGTCATTTAATACCCTCAGCTCAccttataaacaaaaaaatagctTCCTACCGGTCAAACTACAAACTATACCACGGAATATAATAATTAGTAGTCTAATACCTAAATTATAAAGAGGAGACAAAGAGATGGGGCCCaattaatttaaattaataaacaGAATTTTTGTAAGGAAATataagaaaattcatgaaaaaataaaaaggaaagaaatataagtaaattaaaaagagaaaaatagaaataataaaatgaagtaGTTAGAGATAGAAGGAATGCAAACAGTATATCAAAATTCCACTAAAATATTATCAATCATGAGGAAGGTGATACTAACGCATTTAATTCCATGAAAGAAGAATTGTTGGTCTCCACCTACATGGGGGACTCGGGGAGCTAAACTCCAAGCCCTTTATTCTCTgtattaattaaagaaaagtaaaTTCTGAAATGGTGTTAACAAATTGATTTTCGGAAATATCTCTATTTAGAAAAGCTCaagtcaatcacattttaattttggttccataaaatccctccttttttaataaatgataaaaataaaataaatgattggctctcacatgttcGTTCACCTATTGCTATGTACATAAGAACCGAACTCAATTTCAAATAGAATAttataaagaggaaacaaagaaatggggcctaataaatttaaattaataaacaGAATTTGTCTAAGCTAAAATTTGGATGATAAATAGGGCTTCGTCTCCTCGCTCTCTCATCACTCGCATCAACCTCAGCAAGCAACACAGAAGCAAAGCCTGTGTTgccttcttctaattcttcttcttcttcccctgaaACCACGAGCAGCACTCCGGCTTCTTGTGAACTTCTTGATCAGCTCTAAAGATCTCCCATTTGGTATGGCGAAGGAAGTGGAGGTAGCACAGCCAGGCGCGCTTATAGCGAGGGACTACAAAGACCCACCTCCAGAGCCGTTGTTCAACGTTGATGAACTCACTAAATGGTCTTTCTACAGAGCCCTCATCGCTGAGTTCGTCGCATCcgttcttttcctttatgtcGGAACTTTAACCATAATAGGGTATAAGAACCAGTCAGACCCGACTAATACCTCTGATCCTTGCAATGGTGTTGGTCTCCTTGGTGTTGCTTGGGCTTTTGGTGGCATGATCTTCGTCCTCGTTTATTGCATTGCCGGTATTTCTGGTTAGTATTCtctcttaatttcttttttgccgtgaaaagtgaaaaaatcTATCAAAGTCCATAAcaaacaagtggtatcagaattaaaatttatttttcaacagGTGGACACCTAAACCCAGCAGTGACGTTTGGGATGTTCCTAGCAAGGAAAATGTCGTTGATCAGAGCATTGTCGTACATGGTAGCACAGTGTCTGGGTTGCATCTGCGGTGTAGGGTTGGCAAAGGGATTCCAGACGGCCTACTTCGACAGGTACGGTGGTGGCGCCAACTTAGTTGCACCAGGTTACACCAAGGGTACTGCTTTGGGGGCTGAGATCATCGGCACCTTCGTCCTTGTCTACACCATTTTCGCTGCCACCGATCCCAAGAGGAGCGCCAGAGACTCTCATGTCCCCGTACGTATTATAAACCCATAACCAAAAACaacttctcattcttcttcttcttcgttggtaattaattatatataatttttggtttttgtattGGAAGGTGTTGGCGCCACTCCCCATTGGGTTCGCGGTGTTTGTGATTAGCTTGGCCACCATCCCAATCGATGGCACAGGCATCAATCCAGCTAGGAGTTTCGGAGCTGCTGTAATATACAACAACGATAAGGTGTGGGATGAGCATTGGATCTTCTGGGTCGGACCTTTTGTTGGGGCAGGCATCGCCGCCTTCTACCACCAATTCATTCTTAGAGCCGGTGCCGTTAAAGCTCTGGGTTCCTTCAGAAGCATGGGTTCTTTCAGAAGCAACCCACACAACTgaatttttccctcttcttcttcttcttcttctcgggGACATTGTTGGTCTTCATGGTTCTTTCATTGTCATGGGGTGGTATTTATTTAAGGTTTTTTCAAGGGAGATTTTTAATAATCGGTTAACCTGTTGAAATAATAATCTATCTTTACATTTTGCAATCTTGTTAAGAGTTCCTATCCTTAATATCCAGAAAAGcagttttcttatttttctcattttccatATAGAGTCCCAAGTACTTTTGGGCTTGGTAAGACCACAAACTCCAATAATTGTTGCCAAAAACACGACAAAGCTTAGTTTGTAGGTATATCAAACAATCATTTGCAAAGAACAAatgagtaattttttttataatatatatgaaAATGAATATAATTGATGGTGTGGATATTAATTCACCTTCGAAATGAGGACATCATAGACATACGCAGATGGTGCATTGCTTGGGTTTTAAGTGCCGCCATGGCTACAACTAACATAATATCAATAGCTGGTTTCGATTTCAAATCTCTACAATGGGTTGGTTTTCTTAGAGATTTCTTGTCTTGAAAATTATCATTATTTTCTCGGTATTAAGTTTTTCTTGTCCGATCTCAACCATGGGTGATGTGACACTAGTGCTCGGATTCTCTGggttcatcattaactcccaccTCTATTGAATGAGGTCAAACCCTTCCCGAAACCAGGATCAAATACCATGCATGGTTGAAGAGATTTTCTTGTCACAATGGGTGAAAAGAAATTGGGTCCATTTCTTTGTTTGAAGCTTTGTTGAACTTCAAGACAAATGAAGTTGAGTAATTTGTGTGCACAAATAATTTGACAGTATTTTCCTTCAAAATCCTCCTCCCTCAAATGAGATATTCCGTTTGAATCTCACCCTATATTCTTAGTTAAACAATCTCTTGGAGGGTAAAGAATGATAGGATGCTAACCTCTTTCAACCAATCTCGTTGGGATCTTATTAGCTCTAACATTCTTTGTTTATTGTCAGATTTCTTCAACCATGGTAGTCTCCCGTTTGGAATATATCATGCACTACTGGTATCTCTAAAATTTAACTCAACAACATGATTGTGGAGGAATTTAGACCTATTAATTTGTGTAGTGCAACTTACAAAATTATTGCCAAAATTCTAGCCAAtatattaaaggaaaaatattGTTGTAATCAAAACTGGTGAAAAAAGTTGTGACCTAGacacattagggtcggcgaaatgaccaccctgcccccctgaatgggcagcccatgtgtttgggcgcagcctgcgctgctgcACAAAGAACTTCCACCCAATTTTTTGATCTTTTAATATATcgtatttttctttcaatgggGTAAATCAAGTCATTTCATGTGTGTACTCGAAAAACGTGCAAAACAATAACATAATGGTAAGTagttttcaaattattttggatactttttttttacccaacttaaaaaatatttaggGACTAATACAAAGGGCAATGAATATTTACGGAATAATACAAAAggcaatgaaaaaaaaaaggttagcACTTCTTGGTTTACCACTTTGGTCATAACAAGATGCTTTCTAGAGTCTAgaccatggaagaaaaactcgatcgaaacctatcgaaaccactgagttaactcggtttcgcaGGTTTTCGAGACAATTTGAggagggattttataaaatccttggATTCGATCGGGTTTCgattggtttcgaccatatttcaaTGGTTTTGACACATATGACCATCGAAACTAGgagaaacttggctcgaaactagaACAACTAGAAACCTAGCtagaaaccaagacagacacttagttatgtctaataacATTTAACTAAatgattcatttacttaaaatattattcataaataagtaaataccccctacttgaatccaataaaaatagttaaaaaataaaattccaaaagaaaaaagagttaaccccccagttcaagaacaaaaactggattttcgacggtaggtgcaattttcaactttctaatgctggggtttttctcaaatttaaaaattccataaatcttaatatggtaaagcattgctaaaaaccaaaagtgcggtaaaatattcatttgttttgatgtccaaaaaaatattttcattcagagtgattttgacagcattcgcacacaccaaattaagtttgaccagtacataactccttcaatataaatcagatttaagcaatctttggacttgttggaaagctatcaaaacaaagctttctaacaaattaaagattgcttaaatctcatttatattgaaggagttatgttccggtcaaaccttattcgataccatgtccaagaacaatataaagtatcaaacttggatcaaaaccacaagtaatatttttagtgttctctatgtgaaattaATTGATGGATtaggtttaaaatgtcaaaaataggcagcacaacaagaatcggggcaaaaaaaaatttttgggcctcgaaaccaaggttcgagttagccaaGAGAAAGTcgcaggtttcgaccgagatatggttgaaaccgagacgaactcaaTTTCTGAttggtcgaaacctagtcgaaacccgagttttaaaaccttggtctAGAGTAAACTCACCTTTAGATAAAATTATCTCTTCTTACCAAAGTGTCTTTGTCAAAGGTTGGCAAATCTGCGATAACATTTTTGTACATGAAGTCTTGCATTACGTTAAATTGACCAGAAAAGGGGAAAtgagtttaatttttttttttcttccaattttacTAGTAGAATTGTCCTTGGATTATTATAAAGTTGAATGATGTTTCTAGACTTTGGACCAAAGAAGGATTTTTCACAAGCTTCAAGAAAATTGATATTGAAGATCCTTAATTTAAAGCTTCGGAAATGAGGGCACTTTTAGATGGTCTTTGTGTGTGCGCTGAATTGGGTTATACATGTTGTCATATCAGTTCTGATTCTCAAACCATATTGCATTTTGTCACTCAGAGATTTTGCCCTTTATGCACTTGTTGGTATTGGTTCCAGGAGATTAATCTTTATTTGATTGACTTCCTTAGGGCAAACCTTCTCTTTTCGTTTCGCGAGAAAACAATCGGGCAGCTGATTACTTGCTTAATTCTGCTTGTATCTCTTTGACTTCTTCTACCTTCTTTGTAGATAAGGAATTCCTCAAGATCTTTGTCATATTATTCGGGAGGACAAAGATGGACTTCCAGTGTTTCGTAtgtaattttgtatttttagtttTGTGATGGGAAAGGGTGAGGTGATTTGGTTTCGAGTTGAGTGTAATTTTTTCTccatgggttggggtaaggtgggttatgtccccccccccctttgttcTTATTGCGTTTTTATCTTAATAAAATCTAGGGGCTTCCCTAAGTCCCAGATtatattcaaaataaaaaatgtataaaaataaaacaagcttCAAGGAAAAACCCTGTACAATGTAGACTAATTAATTTGTTATCTCAGCCGTTGAATTGATTGGAAATCCTTTGGATGTTccacatatcaaatttggtGGCTTACAACAactattttttaccaaaaaaaacactatAATGCCAAGCATTATTCTTGCATGGTCAAACACTTAGGATAGCTAAACTGAATTTCTATTGaactttttggaaacccaggcCTAGCCCGATTTCTCAAATGACCAGGCCCTATAATTCAGTCCAGCCCATGCGAGGTCAACTGAGTCCAAGCCAGATCTGAAAACCCAACTTTGGGCCACAATGGTCCGGTTAATGTTGaagggtgcatcttgttgtcacaaATAGagctgcaacagggtcaggttgggttgggtttttcaaaaccccagcccaatcctgactccccttagctgggcccaggcccaacctgaccctgactcagggcctgaaaaatccaaccatgACCCGCCCTCTGGGTTaggtcgggctgaccctgattggccctaatcatggagtgggggaaggtagagatgcatggactagaCTGAATTGGGCAGggtcggggagaaaattatcaattttacataaaataacattataataaaataatgatcacttattatcttcatatataatatattatataacaaaatatgcgTGACATTTAAactttataatatatatagtatatcaatatatatatatatatataacttaaaacaaggtaGGGCTGTCcgggctcagcccaaggcctcaaccctagcttGATCCAATCCTGACTCAAagccagaaatttccaaccctaacccgtcCTTAgagccaaatatctcagcccagaccctgttcaggctcagggcgggttcaggtcgatagggccaaacttgcactccTACTCACAAAGTAGATGAACTAAGAATTTGAAATCTTACTTTTTAACCCCTCGTTTTATTCCCAATAGTTATTTGTAGTATTTAACATTGGGGTGATCCTATCATTGCACCAACCAGATGCGTTAAATGACTTTAgactttttgaaattttttttacttttacatgaaataattttttaagatatgataaagaaataaaaataacaaatttatCTTAACATAAATATGTTGATTATATAATAGAGCCTACTCAAGAAAGGTCGTGGGGTTTCTTGTAGAGACTCTCAAGCATGGGTTTTCAATCCATTACGTGCAAACAacagtaagagagagagagacgggtGCAATTAGTGCATGTGGAGGCATTTGGCTATAGTGTTCTATGTAGGAGAGCATGGTTCTTGTGTACACACGGAAGACAATGAGAGCATGTGGGTTGGCATCATGAGAGAAgagatttctacctttcatggaagtggggtagtcATTTCAACCTCTTCCCCTTGTGGCTGGGCTCTCCCACAAAGAACTTCTTTTCtttataaaaatatgtaaaTATTGCGTCAAcccataaatatatatttgGTTTGCATGACTCATGCAAGCCAGATATGGAAATATAAGAGAAAAAAGACAAATCagaaataataaaaggaagtaGTTAGAAATACAAAGGAATACAGATGGTATTATCAAAATTCCATTAAAATATTATCAATCATGAGAAGATGACAAGACATCCGATTTCCTGcttatctcttttctttttcttattttttagaGAAAGAGCCTCAATCGGTTCTCTCTTTGGCTCCAAAACTGAAACCCATGATGGAAACAGAAGATTATATATAATAGGCATATGTTCCCCACTTTCCGTTAGTAGtagattttaataaaaaatattgggTTGATTTGGTTTGAGGTTTTTGagatcaatataaatcaaaacttatcaaacccaaaattgaTATACAATAGTCGAAATCTGTTTTCGAATCCGTGTCAGTatttgtttagcactattcgaatccatccgaaagctaaacagatgcggatacggataggctatagctatccgaaagctatatttacatgtaaatagatAAAAGATCCGAtctgtatctgtgtccgtatccgtttagcactattcgaatccgtccgaaagctaatcggatgcagatgcggatatagcactatccgagtcaaatctgatccatttacatccttaattatatcaacacaaaaaaaaaaatcaatccaaaccgaACTACACCGAGCCAAACCGATCAAACGATACCCCGTACCCCACCCTGATGGCCTCATGTGGTCCAACCGGGATATGAGAGTTGGTAGAGATTAGTTGGAGTAGGACAGCATTAATTAGCATGTCTTCAAAATTACAACTATATATGAATAAAAAGGTGTATTCCTCGTTGATTCTCCATTGTTTCCAGGTTTATTCGGCAAAAAATTAACAGCAGCTCGCGTTTGGGCTTTTGTCCATTTCATGATCACTAGCTTCTtccattaattttatttatttattggaagaAGGAATGATAACTGGTGCCGTGGCTCGGCGTGCATATGTATCCAGACATAGCCTAGGACAAAAAGATTGGTGCACCCCTAATCCTTTCCACCTTTTCAGGGGGCACATTGATCTTTTCGCATTGGATTGTGTTTGGGCGTAGGTACATGCCAAGACACAACATTGGTTAGCATTATTTTTAGTCTATGTCTGATATATCATCTAATATATCTTTTTCTACTATAAAAAAGTTATGGCTTCTTTCGGTTTGGCTGcaaaggaaattaaagggaagaaaagtgaaaaaattttaaacctaaaaagaaattttggtaattattatcgaacatgattgtataacatatttaaatttcttatcatatttaataataatactttttagatttaatttttattttactttttcaaTTCAAAAGATCTAGATATAGAGTAAAGTGATTTTTTATAACCAAATAtaaaatgatttggagttggtaATATAATTATCCATTTTTATACTATGTAAGGTGGAAAAAGTACTCTAAACTTGAATCTTTAATGGAAAATATTTTTACCATATAAAAAAactaacaataaaaaaaaatgtgagaaCCCTCAAGTTGCTTTTCACACATGGGTTGGACCTGGGGCAAGGCGAGACCTTGGAATCTAATAAATTCCTTTTCTGGCACAATTGTCAGATAGGCCGACGTTGGTTGGTCTCAGTACACTTCACCAGGTGCCAGTTAGTGTCATCCGGTGTCAAAAGTGCGTTGACATGACCTAGTAAAAGAGTGCAATAATTACTAGAGGGCCTAAAAGGCTGTTTCATTTTGGGGATTAATACACAACAACCTTCTTGCACCATAGAGGGTGAATACAATCTTAAGGATAGTGATCGATTGACCGGTGGCACGAATCAGCTCCACCATCACTTGAAGATTCATTTAGAGCAAGTTACAGTAGTTTAAGTGTTTTACTAGTAGAGTTCTGATATCATCAGTGAGTTTTACTTCTTAAGAttttataatgttattttaGTTTATCAAATCATATATTTGTTGTTCTATCTACTACACTTTTCTTTCTAGGAAACAACTGTTGGCTGCCATGTTTAAAGAAATTTTTCCAAGTGATCCTTGGTATTACCACCAGGGAAGTTATTTAAGGCTGCAATTTTATGGAcaaatggaatctagggtttcctGCGCTCATGTCAAATTTCACCCTTGAAAGTTAGCCAGTGACCCAAAAATAACTGAAAAAATTTAAGACAATAGAAGAAGATGGATGCGAAGACATTGACAAATGAAAAAGATAAGAATGTTTGAGAAAGAAATTGATTGGATTTGAATATGTAATTTGAGATGTAGTCAATCTAGATCATTCCCTGTATAACAACTAATTGAAATTGTCACATCACCATCTATCCACATGATAGAAATAGGGGATTTGGCTCTTGTCCTGTCGTGGCGGGAGCATCCAGCACCTACCTAAGATTTGGACATCTAGCATCTAAGTAATCCAAAAGTCAAAAAGACATGGGTA
This window encodes:
- the LOC122652498 gene encoding probable aquaporin PIP2-5 isoform X4, translated to MAKEVEVAQPGALIARDYKDPPPEPLFNVDELTKWSFYRALIAEFVASVLFLYVGTLTIIGYKNQSDPTNTSDPCNGVGLLGVAWAFGGMIFVLVYCIAGISGGHLNPAVTFGMFLARKMSLIRALSYMVAQCLGCICGVGLAKGFQTAYFDRYGGGANLVAPGYTKGTALGAEIIGTFVLVYTIFAATDPKRSARDSHIPVLAPLPIGFAVFLIHLATIPIDGTGINPARSFGAAVIYNNDKVWDEHWIFWVGPFVGAGIAAFYHQFIIRAGAVNALGSFRSNPHN
- the LOC122652498 gene encoding probable aquaporin PIP2-5 isoform X1 produces the protein MAKEVEVAQPGALIARDYKDPPPEPLFNVDELTKWSFYRALIAEFVASVLFLYVGTLTIIGYKNQSDPTNTSDPCNGVGLLGVAWAFGGMIFVLVYCIAGISGGHLNPAVTFGMFLARKMSLIRALSYMVAQCLGCICGVGLAKGFQTAYFDRYGGGANLVAPGYTKGTALGAEIIGTFVLVYTIFAATDPKRSARDSHVPVLAPLPIGFAVFVISLATIPIDGTGINPARSFGAAVIYNNDKVWDEHWIFWVGPFVGAGIAAFYHQFILRAGAVKALGSFRSMGSFRSNPHN